The Methylomusa anaerophila genome has a segment encoding these proteins:
- a CDS encoding DUF3307 domain-containing protein, with translation MTCIVVVALLILAHIISDFYLQTSRMAREKNLSSYALLQHTIIGMGTAVILTLPYGNFSLLKVIAVLGLLHLIVDKSRAEFDKRHCRQRFESLLVDQMLHLLAIILSYPWLKGITPNLAIVDGIARYFWFVNYYPEIKQISESQLIVAITIICAVLINIRGVNFIVRLAIEKYGPDKPPDMYISSEFIGRLERSIILIFVLLESYNAIGLVFAAKSIARLKEFENRDFTQYYIIGTLASTLAAIVTGLCVKGVIILLR, from the coding sequence TTGACCTGTATAGTCGTAGTCGCGTTGTTGATTTTAGCTCATATTATATCCGACTTTTACTTACAAACCAGCCGGATGGCCAGAGAAAAGAACCTTAGTTCCTATGCTCTTCTGCAGCATACAATAATCGGGATGGGGACGGCTGTTATTCTCACGCTTCCTTACGGCAATTTCTCTTTATTAAAAGTCATAGCAGTATTAGGCCTTCTGCACTTAATCGTTGATAAATCCAGAGCGGAGTTTGATAAACGACACTGCCGGCAAAGATTTGAAAGTCTGCTGGTCGACCAAATGCTGCATTTGCTTGCCATAATTCTAAGCTATCCCTGGTTGAAAGGCATTACCCCCAATTTAGCAATAGTGGATGGTATTGCCCGATATTTTTGGTTTGTGAATTATTATCCGGAAATAAAGCAAATATCGGAATCCCAATTGATAGTGGCCATAACCATAATATGTGCAGTATTGATCAATATTCGAGGCGTGAATTTTATTGTCAGGCTGGCCATCGAGAAATACGGGCCGGACAAGCCGCCTGATATGTATATTTCCAGTGAGTTTATCGGCCGGCTGGAGCGCAGTATCATTCTTATTTTCGTTTTATTAGAGTCGTATAATGCTATTGGCCTGGTATTTGCAGCCAAATCCATTGCCCGGTTGAAGGAATTTGAAAACAGAGATTTTACTCAGTATTATATTATTGGCACCCTTGCCAGTACTTTGGCGGCGATAGTAACCGGTCTTTGTGTAAAGGGTGTGATTATCCTGTTAAGGTAG
- a CDS encoding SatD family protein, with product MIYSAIIGDIADSRKYAERKAIQEQFRHMIDKGNQIFADDIAANFALTLGDEFEVLLSNVSVSLKIVEFARKQMRPYELVVGIGIGEISTDIHPSFVSLADGPAFHRAREAVKQAKKSRSGTLLKADYAGTGLINSLAFFIESCEKKMTDNQFRVVALMEEFNNQKKVAEKLNVTQSTVSKALAAASYYEILMARTEIEKYLKNEFPV from the coding sequence ATGATTTATTCTGCAATAATCGGTGATATTGCTGACTCGCGGAAATATGCGGAGCGTAAGGCTATTCAAGAGCAGTTTCGCCATATGATTGACAAAGGCAATCAAATATTTGCAGATGATATTGCCGCAAATTTTGCATTAACCCTCGGGGATGAATTTGAAGTTTTGCTGAGCAATGTTTCCGTAAGCTTAAAAATTGTTGAATTTGCCAGGAAACAAATGCGGCCTTACGAATTGGTTGTTGGCATAGGTATAGGGGAAATTAGCACCGATATCCATCCAAGTTTCGTAAGCTTAGCCGACGGACCGGCATTTCATCGGGCGCGGGAAGCTGTCAAGCAAGCCAAGAAAAGTAGATCAGGCACTTTATTGAAAGCGGACTATGCTGGAACCGGATTAATAAATTCTTTAGCCTTCTTCATCGAATCCTGTGAGAAAAAGATGACTGATAATCAATTTAGAGTTGTTGCTTTGATGGAAGAATTTAATAATCAGAAAAAGGTTGCTGAAAAACTAAACGTAACCCAAAGTACAGTTAGCAAAGCGCTGGCGGCAGCCTCTTATTATGAGATACTCATGGCTAGGACAGAAATTGAAAAATATCTAAAGAATGAATTCCCGGTTTAA
- the larAH10 gene encoding NPN-dependent 2-hydroxyacid racemase, LarAH10 family, which translates to MLREFALGFGDREIKISLPPEQIINIVEGKPVAAITDVPAAVIAALSNPIGSPPLQTVIKSGDKVAIIASDITRQWVRHDQFLPTLLNELNAVGIPDRDIKLIVALGAHRHHTAAENILVYGQEVVSRIQIAQSHAPAKEDFVYVGKTSRGVETYLNKHAVAADKVILTGGIVYHLMAGFGGGRKAIIPGISGYATIQGNHSFCLHDVVGQGISPRCGAGKLDCNNMHEDMTEMAAMLNPAFLLNAVFTPEGKFARFVAGHWQTAWLEGCRTVESIFGVPVNSQADLVIASAGGFPKDINLYQGAKAIDNAFAAAKENGVIILLLECRDIMEPPDFSGWFNYESLRDREIALRQGFTVPGFVALKCGLTAKKLPLIAVTLPENKAFLKKAGMIAVTTAEEALTIAAEKLGRKNYTITVMPHAANTVPLVQTNA; encoded by the coding sequence ATGCTAAGAGAATTTGCTTTAGGCTTCGGTGACCGTGAAATCAAGATATCTCTCCCGCCGGAGCAGATCATAAATATTGTAGAGGGCAAACCTGTCGCCGCGATTACCGATGTACCCGCAGCGGTAATCGCGGCGCTCAGCAATCCCATCGGCTCACCCCCTTTGCAAACAGTTATTAAGTCCGGCGACAAAGTAGCCATCATCGCCAGTGACATTACCCGCCAATGGGTCAGACACGATCAATTCCTCCCAACGTTGCTTAACGAACTAAATGCGGTTGGCATACCGGACAGGGATATCAAGCTGATTGTTGCCCTGGGCGCGCACCGTCATCATACTGCGGCGGAAAATATATTAGTCTACGGTCAGGAAGTTGTTAGCCGCATCCAAATCGCCCAAAGCCATGCACCAGCCAAAGAGGATTTTGTCTACGTAGGCAAGACCTCCCGCGGCGTGGAAACCTATCTCAATAAACATGCCGTTGCTGCCGACAAAGTCATTCTGACCGGCGGCATTGTGTACCATCTTATGGCCGGCTTTGGCGGCGGCCGTAAAGCCATCATTCCCGGTATATCAGGATATGCAACGATTCAGGGCAATCACAGCTTTTGCCTGCATGACGTAGTTGGCCAAGGTATCAGTCCCCGTTGCGGTGCCGGTAAGTTGGACTGTAATAATATGCATGAAGATATGACCGAGATGGCGGCCATGCTAAATCCGGCCTTTCTGTTAAATGCGGTTTTTACTCCGGAAGGCAAATTCGCCCGCTTTGTGGCCGGCCATTGGCAGACAGCCTGGCTGGAAGGATGCCGGACGGTCGAAAGCATCTTTGGGGTACCGGTCAACAGCCAAGCCGATCTGGTCATTGCCTCCGCCGGCGGTTTCCCGAAAGATATAAACCTGTATCAAGGAGCAAAGGCCATTGATAATGCTTTTGCGGCCGCAAAGGAAAACGGCGTCATTATTTTACTGTTAGAGTGCCGCGATATTATGGAGCCGCCTGATTTCAGCGGCTGGTTCAATTACGAGTCGCTTCGGGACAGAGAAATAGCCTTGCGGCAGGGCTTTACCGTCCCCGGCTTCGTTGCCTTAAAATGCGGTCTTACGGCTAAAAAGCTACCACTCATTGCTGTCACTCTGCCGGAAAACAAAGCCTTCCTGAAAAAAGCCGGCATGATCGCCGTTACCACCGCGGAAGAAGCCTTAACGATTGCGGCAGAGAAACTAGGCCGGAAGAATTATACCATCACCGTCATGCCCCATGCCGCCAACACCGTGCCATTGGTGCAAACTAATGCGTAG
- a CDS encoding transposase gives MPRAARLRSKTGIYHVMLRGNERKNIFIDDEDKAKFLELLLRKKDGGNYLLYAFCLMDNHVHLVIKENRLNISDLMRSVGTAYAYFFNQKYQRVGHVFQDRYKSENIEEESYLLSVIRYIHQNPANAGVSSLETYPWSSYRYYISRNLSILPEVQEILELFSRDMAAAAADFQDFHHSEDLNNKYLDIDSGRLPMNQEEVGGYIEKYLRDHNLTKQDIQRREYIAERNQLLRCLARDSGWSMRKIADITGINREVVRKALKQ, from the coding sequence ATGCCAAGAGCGGCCAGATTACGAAGCAAGACGGGAATTTACCATGTCATGCTCCGGGGAAATGAACGCAAAAATATATTTATTGACGATGAGGATAAGGCCAAGTTTTTAGAATTACTGTTGCGGAAGAAAGATGGCGGGAACTACCTTTTGTACGCCTTCTGCCTGATGGATAACCACGTGCACCTGGTCATCAAGGAAAACCGGCTGAATATCTCGGATCTTATGCGAAGCGTAGGCACGGCATATGCATATTTTTTCAACCAGAAATATCAGCGGGTAGGTCACGTATTCCAGGACCGGTATAAAAGTGAAAACATTGAGGAGGAAAGCTATTTACTGTCTGTCATTCGCTATATTCACCAAAATCCTGCTAATGCGGGGGTAAGTTCACTGGAAACATACCCATGGAGTAGTTATCGCTATTATATCAGCCGGAACCTGTCAATTCTGCCGGAAGTACAGGAAATACTCGAACTTTTTTCGCGGGACATGGCTGCCGCCGCAGCCGACTTTCAAGACTTTCATCACAGTGAAGATTTGAATAATAAATATCTGGACATTGATAGCGGCAGATTGCCTATGAACCAGGAAGAAGTGGGCGGGTACATTGAAAAGTATCTGCGTGATCATAACCTGACTAAACAAGACATTCAAAGGCGTGAGTACATAGCTGAACGGAATCAGCTGCTGCGATGTTTAGCCCGGGACAGCGGCTGGTCAATGCGAAAAATCGCCGACATCACCGGAATTAACCGGGAAGTGGTCCGGAAAGCGTTAAAACAGTAA